Proteins from a genomic interval of Candidatus Rubidus massiliensis:
- the rsmA gene encoding Ribosomal RNA small subunit methyltransferase A: protein MPIYKPSELKNFLNQLGIHPKKSLSQNFLIDGNIVHKIIELANLSENDVVLEIGPGPGCLTEAMLERKAKIIAVDKDTILSEQLQRFDQSGQLLTIYNEDIMQFDLEKHFFPLLNGAKGKVIANLPYHLTTPIIANLVTQFDHFSDLILMVQEEVARRFVAKPNTPDYSSFTIFLNAYCDPLYAFKVKKGSFFPEPKVDSAIVHLKLKALPNFSEKVFELTRRSFEQRRKMLKSSLKDLYPSEKIEEGLKTIGKNPLSRPENLSLQEFVNLYNYLDQLPLNK from the coding sequence ATGCCAATCTATAAGCCATCTGAACTAAAAAATTTTTTAAACCAATTAGGGATCCACCCTAAAAAATCTTTATCTCAAAATTTTTTAATAGACGGCAATATTGTACATAAAATTATTGAATTAGCCAATTTATCTGAAAATGATGTTGTTTTAGAAATAGGTCCAGGTCCTGGATGTTTAACAGAAGCTATGCTGGAGCGAAAGGCAAAAATAATTGCGGTAGATAAAGACACCATTTTATCAGAGCAGCTCCAACGTTTCGATCAGAGTGGCCAGTTATTGACAATTTACAACGAAGATATTATGCAGTTTGATTTGGAAAAACATTTTTTTCCCTTATTAAACGGTGCTAAAGGTAAAGTAATCGCAAATCTTCCCTATCATCTAACAACTCCAATTATTGCAAACCTTGTAACACAATTTGATCACTTCTCCGATTTGATCTTAATGGTTCAAGAAGAGGTAGCAAGGCGTTTTGTTGCAAAACCTAATACCCCAGACTACAGTTCTTTTACTATTTTTTTAAATGCCTATTGCGATCCTCTATATGCATTTAAAGTAAAAAAAGGATCCTTTTTTCCAGAACCTAAGGTAGATTCTGCGATCGTTCATCTAAAACTTAAAGCCCTACCTAATTTTTCAGAAAAAGTCTTTGAACTGACAAGAAGAAGTTTTGAACAGAGAAGAAAAATGTTGAAATCATCTTTAAAAGATTTGTACCCTTCTGAAAAAATTGAAGAAGGTCTTAAAACTATCGGAAAAAATCCTTTGTCAAGACCTGAAAATCTATCCCTTCAAGAATTTGTTAACTTATATAATTACCTAGATCAATTGCCGCTTAATAAATAA
- a CDS encoding peptidylprolyl isomerase, which translates to MKKLFTIACLTLPFFATSVYAAKGDILIKNEANAKLAIHNRVLAKVNGKPITVMDVVKRMDLIFYKQFPQFASSIQAKYQFYQINWKEVLKDLIEKELVLAEADEQKIPVSNGDVRQEMENMFGPNIIANLDKAGLTFDEAFKIIQGDIKLKRMLYVRVNMKVLKKVTPKDVRTFYENNLDKYQQPESFVYHVVSLRTKESEKGKDAAQYLYDQLKNGIKINDLKTVWENSTWAQSDIKFQVSQEYKQESKDVSEANKKILNTLDNLTFSEPQSQKSRQDSSTVYRIFYLVKKVNEGFIPFAEAEQKIKSQLLNQALDEEGEVYINKLKKHFDIQELLKEDFEPFILTGN; encoded by the coding sequence ATGAAAAAACTTTTTACTATTGCCTGTTTAACATTACCTTTTTTTGCTACGTCAGTTTATGCGGCTAAAGGCGATATATTAATAAAAAATGAAGCTAATGCAAAACTTGCTATTCACAACCGCGTCCTCGCAAAAGTGAATGGAAAGCCTATTACTGTTATGGATGTTGTAAAAAGAATGGATCTAATTTTTTACAAGCAGTTCCCCCAATTTGCAAGTTCTATCCAAGCAAAATACCAATTTTATCAAATTAACTGGAAAGAAGTTCTTAAAGATTTAATTGAAAAAGAACTGGTGCTAGCAGAAGCTGATGAACAAAAAATTCCCGTTTCTAATGGCGATGTTAGACAAGAAATGGAAAATATGTTTGGTCCAAACATTATCGCCAATTTAGATAAAGCTGGTTTAACCTTTGACGAAGCCTTTAAAATTATCCAAGGCGATATCAAATTAAAACGAATGCTTTATGTTAGAGTTAATATGAAGGTTTTAAAAAAAGTTACACCAAAAGATGTGCGTACGTTTTATGAAAATAACTTAGATAAATATCAACAGCCGGAAAGCTTTGTTTATCATGTCGTTTCGTTGCGAACAAAAGAATCTGAAAAAGGAAAAGACGCTGCTCAATACCTTTATGATCAACTAAAAAATGGAATCAAAATTAATGATCTAAAAACAGTTTGGGAAAACAGCACCTGGGCCCAAAGTGACATTAAATTTCAAGTTTCTCAAGAGTATAAACAAGAATCAAAAGACGTTTCAGAAGCAAATAAAAAAATATTAAATACCTTAGATAATTTAACGTTTAGTGAACCTCAATCGCAAAAAAGCAGACAAGATAGTTCAACTGTTTATAGAATTTTTTATTTAGTAAAAAAAGTGAATGAAGGATTTATTCCATTTGCTGAAGCTGAACAAAAAATTAAAAGCCAGTTGCTGAATCAAGCCTTAGATGAAGAAGGTGAAGTTTACATCAATAAATTAAAAAAACATTTTGACATACAAGAATTGTTGAAAGAAGATTTTGAACCCTTTATCTTGACTGGGAATTAG
- the dacB gene encoding D-alanyl-D-alanine carboxypeptidase DacB precursor, with amino-acid sequence MKYLLLPLSILLTINNLYSKPLELEVEAESAILVNAKTGCILYEKNAHKVQYPASITKIVTGITALSKNLDLSQIISVEQEAIVSISTDVKRKNNYSQPSYWLETNSTHVGLKRGEEISLKDLIYCMMIVSANDASNVIAQHVGGTIPAFVQLMNDYVKQLGCSKTNFCNPHGLHHPDHVTTAYDMALITKDALQNPQFATIVMTPKYLRPKTNKQESSPIVQTNLLLRQGKFFYDKAIGVKTGHTSAAQNTFVGAAKNNNRTLIAVLLKCKDRQTIFADAIKLFEKAFSESKVEKKIISQGDQPYTQTIEGATKPLKTFTKENLAYQFYPSEEPKAKCLLYWNKLSAPILKDQKVGEIVLELDGKITKRVDLYSQEEVQATWGQWLKNFIY; translated from the coding sequence ATGAAATATTTACTCTTACCGCTTTCTATACTCCTAACCATCAACAACTTATACTCTAAACCTCTTGAGTTAGAGGTGGAAGCTGAGTCAGCTATATTAGTAAATGCAAAGACCGGGTGTATACTCTATGAAAAAAATGCTCATAAAGTTCAATACCCAGCGAGTATTACGAAAATCGTCACAGGAATCACAGCTTTAAGTAAAAATCTCGATCTTTCACAGATTATTTCTGTAGAGCAAGAGGCCATCGTTTCAATTTCAACAGATGTAAAAAGAAAAAACAACTACTCGCAACCATCTTACTGGCTTGAAACAAATAGTACACACGTGGGCTTAAAAAGAGGGGAAGAAATCTCCTTGAAAGACTTAATTTATTGTATGATGATAGTATCTGCTAACGACGCTTCCAATGTTATTGCGCAGCATGTGGGGGGAACTATTCCAGCTTTTGTTCAATTAATGAATGATTATGTAAAGCAATTAGGTTGTAGTAAAACAAATTTTTGTAATCCTCATGGGTTACATCACCCCGATCATGTGACTACCGCCTATGATATGGCATTAATTACTAAAGATGCTTTACAAAACCCACAGTTTGCCACAATTGTTATGACTCCTAAGTATTTACGCCCTAAAACGAACAAGCAAGAATCGAGTCCTATCGTGCAAACTAATTTGTTGTTGCGACAAGGGAAATTTTTCTATGATAAAGCAATAGGTGTAAAAACCGGGCATACCTCCGCCGCTCAAAACACATTTGTTGGGGCGGCTAAGAATAATAACCGCACCCTAATTGCGGTTTTGTTAAAATGTAAAGATCGGCAAACGATCTTCGCAGATGCCATAAAACTTTTTGAAAAAGCTTTTAGCGAAAGCAAAGTTGAAAAAAAAATCATTAGTCAAGGGGATCAGCCCTATACCCAAACCATCGAAGGAGCAACTAAACCACTTAAAACCTTCACGAAAGAGAATCTGGCCTATCAATTTTATCCAAGTGAAGAACCAAAGGCAAAATGCTTACTCTATTGGAATAAACTTTCAGCCCCTATTCTAAAAGACCAAAAAGTTGGTGAGATTGTCTTAGAATTGGATGGAAAAATAACAAAACGTGTGGATTTATATTCCCAAGAAGAAGTGCAAGCTACATGGGGCCAATGGTTGAAGAATTTTATTTATTAA
- a CDS encoding outer membrane assembly lipoprotein YfiO, with protein MKSKKVLAFSLFVFCNIIPFTSEAAFQVKDLNVFRSATLATNTVDEHYRCGLEHIQKEEWLEARNQFYIVVSNFSNSSFAQDARYYLGISEYYLGELDLANLSFTEYLKCSNDPKYFVETLEYKLAIADCFKNGARKRLFGFSKLPKWSSGQSLALEIYDEIIIAAPSSNLAVSALYAKGCLLWQNREFREAIDSLQLIIRRFPKHEMTPECYVLINKIYLDQCFQEFQNPDLLALAQINLRRFKADFPKEPRITEAEEDVQKVKEAYARGLFDTALFYERTAKTSAAVIYYAKTIKDYPDTYTAKMCISRLMKLDPSAIPCQENTETEKETTLDDALDT; from the coding sequence ATGAAATCAAAAAAAGTTTTAGCTTTTTCTTTGTTTGTTTTTTGTAACATTATTCCTTTCACATCTGAAGCGGCTTTTCAAGTTAAAGATTTGAATGTTTTTCGCTCTGCAACATTGGCAACTAACACTGTAGATGAACATTATCGATGTGGCTTAGAACATATTCAAAAAGAAGAATGGTTAGAAGCGCGCAATCAATTTTATATTGTCGTTTCCAATTTCTCCAATTCTTCCTTTGCCCAAGATGCTAGATATTATTTAGGAATTAGTGAGTATTATTTAGGGGAGTTAGATTTAGCCAATCTTTCATTTACTGAATACTTGAAATGTAGTAACGATCCTAAATATTTTGTAGAAACTTTAGAATATAAATTAGCTATTGCAGATTGTTTCAAAAATGGTGCCAGAAAAAGACTGTTTGGGTTTAGTAAATTACCCAAATGGAGTTCTGGGCAATCACTTGCTTTAGAAATCTATGATGAAATCATAATTGCCGCCCCAAGCAGTAATTTAGCTGTATCAGCATTATACGCAAAAGGTTGCCTTTTGTGGCAAAATAGAGAGTTTAGAGAAGCAATTGACTCCCTTCAGTTAATTATTAGACGTTTTCCAAAGCATGAAATGACTCCAGAATGTTACGTTTTAATTAACAAAATATATTTAGATCAATGTTTTCAAGAGTTTCAAAATCCAGATTTATTGGCATTAGCTCAAATAAATTTAAGAAGATTTAAGGCTGATTTTCCTAAAGAGCCTAGAATAACAGAAGCTGAAGAAGATGTTCAAAAAGTAAAAGAAGCGTATGCTAGAGGTCTTTTCGACACGGCCTTATTTTATGAAAGAACAGCAAAAACTAGTGCAGCAGTTATTTACTACGCAAAAACCATTAAAGATTATCCTGATACTTATACAGCCAAAATGTGTATCTCAAGGTTAATGAAATTAGATCCAAGCGCTATACCTTGCCAAGAAAATACTGAGACAGAAAAAGAAACAACTTTAGATGACGCATTGGATACATAA
- a CDS encoding Acyltransferase family protein — MFTSQLAKEKKHRFKCLDGLRGIAALLVMVLHFNYILKERSSNFLPLWLDWLVGYGYIGLYIFFVLSGFVIAYNLSHEKLSLAYLKCFFIKRSIRLDPPYWVAMVLFSIIILFGNLVTKQNNVTFTPTDFFLNFFYLHMFFKVPPILPVVWTLVYELQFYFFYILFLKLVQEIHSKLNLKPHLYSSSVSYLVFGSLFILSLCESSKITMIFPNGFFLFFWHSFFIGCLTYWTLEEIVKPLTLYLAWLCIAIFAFLGFGQDLWMGIPASMFIYFVGRRGHLYTLFQQNIFQYFGKISYSLYLTHWLTGFKFISLLSYLLGNNFNKISPILIILLASVIAVLFADLFFRLVEYPSLKLSKRIAIPKDEKALSFI; from the coding sequence TTGTTTACTTCTCAATTGGCTAAAGAAAAAAAACATCGTTTTAAATGCTTAGACGGACTGCGAGGAATAGCTGCCCTTTTAGTAATGGTTTTGCATTTTAATTATATTTTAAAAGAACGATCTTCGAATTTTTTACCCTTATGGCTTGATTGGTTAGTAGGTTATGGCTATATAGGTCTATATATATTCTTTGTCTTAAGTGGATTTGTTATAGCTTATAATCTTTCGCATGAAAAATTATCTTTGGCCTACCTTAAATGTTTTTTTATAAAACGCTCTATTCGCTTAGACCCCCCTTATTGGGTAGCTATGGTCCTATTTTCAATAATTATTCTTTTTGGAAATCTTGTTACAAAGCAAAATAATGTAACCTTTACACCAACTGATTTTTTTCTGAATTTTTTTTACTTACACATGTTTTTTAAAGTTCCTCCCATTTTACCGGTGGTTTGGACACTTGTTTACGAATTGCAGTTTTACTTTTTTTATATTTTGTTTTTAAAACTTGTTCAAGAAATTCACTCTAAATTAAATCTAAAACCTCACCTCTATTCTTCATCGGTTTCTTATCTAGTTTTTGGAAGTTTATTTATCCTTTCTTTATGCGAATCATCAAAGATTACGATGATTTTTCCAAATGGCTTTTTTTTATTTTTTTGGCATTCTTTTTTTATTGGATGTTTAACCTATTGGACGTTAGAAGAAATCGTAAAGCCTTTAACTCTATATTTGGCATGGCTTTGTATTGCAATATTTGCTTTTTTAGGTTTTGGACAAGATCTATGGATGGGGATACCGGCCTCGATGTTTATTTATTTTGTAGGAAGAAGAGGACATCTTTATACGCTTTTTCAACAAAATATTTTTCAATATTTTGGAAAGATTTCTTATAGCTTATATTTAACCCATTGGCTTACAGGTTTTAAATTTATAAGCCTTCTGTCTTATCTATTAGGAAATAATTTTAACAAAATATCTCCTATCTTGATTATTCTGCTAGCTTCAGTTATAGCCGTACTTTTTGCAGATCTCTTTTTTCGTTTGGTGGAATATCCAAGTTTAAAATTGAGTAAAAGAATAGCTATTCCAAAAGATGAAAAAGCCTTATCTTTTATTTAA